One region of Kwoniella pini CBS 10737 chromosome 6, complete sequence genomic DNA includes:
- a CDS encoding branched-chain amino acid aminotransferase, which translates to MSRYTPLRSSITRLTSRQSPYSSIQNVARPSAAFTQQIRGYKRNPQPMRDVMTGEIIQTPDLDPSLLKISKTTTPKTPLPPSKLVFGKTFTDHMLTINWNSANGWATPEIKPYAPLELDPSSTVFHYAFTLFEGMKAYRQEDGTVRLFRPDMNMARMNRSATRIALPTFDGEALTELIKKLVVLDSEWIPKEKGYSLYIRPTLIGTQNALGVGPSSDAMLFVICSPVGPYYASGFKPVQLLATTKFVRAAPGGTGGYKLGANYAPGVVPQAEAAKEGYSQNLWLLGDEHALTEVGTMNLFVAFKNPDGTVELVTPPLDDVVLPGVTRDSALQLARQHAKGELVVPGLPEKLVVSERKLIMADLVEAEKNGTLVEVFGTGTAAIVSAVDKIGYEGRDIQIPTGPEGLGNIAKGLLDRIIAIQTGEIEHPWSVIANPKSEV; encoded by the exons ATGTCCAGATACACACCTTTGCGATCAAGTATCACCCGTTTGACATCTCGTCAATCACCATACTCTTCAATCCAAAATGTCGCACGACCTTCAGCCGCCTTCACCCAACAAATTCGAGGTTATAAGAGGAATCCTCAACCTATGAGAGATGTTATGACTGGTGAAATCATTCAAACACCAGATCTTGAT CCatcattattgaaaatCTCCAAAACCACTACACCTAAAACAccattaccaccttcaaaatTAGTTTTCGGAAAGACTTTTACAGATCATATGTTAACtatcaattggaattctGCCAATGGGTGGGCGACTCCTGAAATCAAACCTT ATGCTCCTCTGGAATTagatccttcttcaactgtTTTCCATTATGCATTCACATT GTTCGAAGGTATGAAAGCGTACAGGCAAGAAGATGGAACCGTCAGATTGTTCAGACCTGATATGAATATGGCACGAATGAACAGA AGTGCCACCAGAATTGCTCTTCCT ACTTTCGATGGTGAAGCATTGACAGAACTCATCAAGAAACTCGTCGTACTTGATTCAGAATGGAttccaaaagaaaaagggtACTCACTTTACATCC GACCAACATTAATTGGTACTCAAAACGCATTGGGTGTGGGACCAAGTTCAGATGCTATGTTATTCGTCATCTGTTCACCT GTCGGTCCATACTACGCTTCTGGATTCAAGCCTGTACAGTTATTGGCAACTACTAAATTTGTTAGAGCTGCTCCTGGTGGAACAGGTGGATACAAATTGGGTGCAAA CTATGCTCCAGGTGTTGTACctcaagctgaagctgcCAAAGAAGGTTACAGTCAGAATTTGTGGCTGTTGGGTGATGAACATGCTTTGACTGAA GTTGGAACCATGAACCTGTTTGTCGCTTTCAAAAATCCAGATGGAA CCGTCGAACTTGTAACTCCACCATTAGATGACGTTGTCTTACCAGGAGTAACTAGAGATTC TGCTCTTCAATTAGCCCGTCAACACGCTAAAGGAGAACTCGTTGTTCCTGGATTACCAGAAAAATTAGTTGTATCGGAAAGGAAGTTGATAATGGCTGATCTcgttgaagctgaaaagaaTGGTACATTAGTTGAAGTATTCGGTACAGGTACAGCAGCGATCGTATCTGCTGTTGATAA aATCGGATACGAAGGAAGAGATATTCAAATACCCACTGGACCTGAAGGTTTAGGAAATATAGCCAAAGGATTATTAGATAGAATTATCGCTATTCAAACtggtgaaattgaacaCCCTTGGTCTGTCATTGCCAACCCAAAATCGGAAGTATAA